One Methylomarinovum tepidoasis DNA window includes the following coding sequences:
- the ccmI gene encoding c-type cytochrome biogenesis protein CcmI codes for MIVFWLIAAALILAAYLLFWWTLRRPPRLDTRIDLQANLAAHRQRRRELEQERAEGKIDQAQYEQLLAELDRDLLDLSAKRDGGETRPPYQGIVPLFLALGLIPLAAMMLYFSLGRPDLLNPRTTPQAQKNAPPSLEEAIAKIERRLQDNPNDLEGWVLLARSYQATGRIDKALDAYRKALQLAPDDPDLEVRYAEALAQSKGGDLSGEPLAIVRKVLETRPDHPYALWLAGMAALHDGDRDSAQRYWNQLLAQMPPGSKPYRQLTTMMQKAGLQVPQSTAPQPAADGASVQVTVRLSPELAARAKPDDPVYVFAKAASGPPMPLAIVRKQVKDLPLTVTLDDSMAMMPQLKLSHFPKVIVGARVAKSGNAQGAPGDLEGQSDPVAVSGHPRIELVIDQVRS; via the coding sequence ATGATCGTCTTCTGGCTCATCGCCGCCGCGCTGATTCTGGCGGCCTACCTGCTGTTCTGGTGGACCCTGCGCCGCCCGCCGCGCCTGGACACGCGAATCGACCTTCAGGCCAACCTGGCCGCCCACCGCCAGCGGCGGCGGGAACTGGAACAGGAACGGGCCGAAGGCAAGATCGACCAGGCTCAGTACGAACAGCTGCTGGCGGAACTGGACCGTGATCTCCTCGATCTGAGCGCAAAGCGCGACGGCGGGGAAACCCGCCCGCCCTACCAGGGCATTGTGCCGCTGTTCCTGGCGCTGGGTCTGATCCCCCTGGCGGCGATGATGCTGTATTTCAGCCTCGGCCGCCCGGATCTGCTCAATCCTCGCACCACACCCCAGGCACAGAAGAACGCCCCCCCTTCGCTGGAAGAGGCGATCGCCAAGATCGAACGTCGCCTCCAGGACAATCCGAACGATCTGGAAGGCTGGGTGCTGCTGGCCCGCTCCTACCAGGCCACCGGCCGGATCGACAAGGCCTTGGACGCCTACCGCAAGGCGTTGCAACTGGCGCCGGACGACCCCGATCTGGAAGTCCGCTACGCCGAAGCCCTGGCCCAGTCCAAAGGGGGAGACCTGAGCGGCGAACCGCTGGCCATCGTCCGTAAGGTCCTCGAAACCCGGCCGGATCACCCCTACGCCCTGTGGCTGGCCGGCATGGCCGCCCTCCACGACGGTGACCGCGACAGCGCCCAGCGGTATTGGAACCAGCTGCTGGCACAAATGCCTCCCGGCAGCAAACCGTATCGCCAGTTGACGACGATGATGCAAAAGGCCGGGCTGCAGGTGCCGCAGTCCACCGCGCCGCAACCGGCGGCCGACGGCGCTTCGGTCCAGGTGACAGTGCGCCTTTCCCCTGAACTGGCCGCCCGGGCCAAACCCGACGATCCGGTCTACGTCTTCGCCAAAGCCGCCTCCGGGCCGCCCATGCCGTTGGCCATCGTCCGCAAGCAGGTCAAAGACTTGCCGCTCACCGTCACCCTGGACGACTCGATGGCGATGATGCCGCAGCTGAAACTGTCGCACTTCCCGAAGGTGATCGTCGGCGCCCGGGTGGCCAAATCCGGCAACGCCCAGGGGGCTCCCGGCGACCTGGAGGGGCAAAGCGATCCCGTGGCGGTTTCCGGCCATCCCCGCATCGAACTGGTGATCGACCAGGTCCGCAGCTGA
- a CDS encoding cytochrome c-type biogenesis protein: MKALIAALWLTLALPALAGIEVRQFPNPALESRYQNLIEQLRCLVCQNQSLADSNADLAEDLRSEVYAMLLAGKSDAEIVDFLVQRYGDFVLYKPPVKKTTALLWFGPFAALAAGGLLLWRIGRTRRPEAPTALTPAERERLQRLLKDEEKSS; this comes from the coding sequence ATGAAAGCCCTGATCGCCGCCCTGTGGTTGACGCTGGCCCTGCCGGCACTGGCCGGCATCGAAGTGCGCCAGTTTCCCAATCCGGCCCTGGAAAGCCGCTACCAGAACCTGATCGAACAGTTGCGCTGTCTGGTGTGCCAGAACCAGTCCCTGGCCGACTCCAACGCCGATCTGGCCGAAGACCTGCGATCCGAGGTCTATGCCATGCTGCTGGCGGGCAAGAGCGATGCCGAGATCGTCGATTTCCTGGTGCAGCGCTACGGCGATTTCGTGCTCTACAAGCCGCCGGTGAAAAAGACCACCGCCCTGCTCTGGTTCGGCCCCTTCGCCGCCCTGGCCGCAGGCGGCCTGCTGCTGTGGCGCATCGGCCGGACCCGCCGCCCCGAAGCGCCGACGGCCCTGACCCCCGCCGAACGGGAACGCCTGCAACGATTGCTCAAGGACGAGGAAAAATCCTCATGA
- a CDS encoding DsbE family thiol:disulfide interchange protein, with protein MLKYLLPLGLFVGLLILLGVGLTLNPREVPSPLIGKPAPQFNLPRLDDPQASFDSARFQGKVSLFNVWASWCVACRQEHAFLMQLARQGVTIYGLDYKDTREAGLQWIERLGNPYQAVAFDAAGKVAIDWGVYGVPETFVIDKQGVIRYKHIGPITPRDWEEKLGPLVAYLEKQS; from the coding sequence ATGCTCAAGTATCTGTTGCCCCTGGGACTGTTCGTCGGCCTGCTGATTCTGCTGGGGGTCGGCCTGACCCTCAATCCCCGGGAGGTCCCCTCCCCCCTGATCGGCAAACCGGCGCCGCAGTTCAACCTGCCCCGTCTCGACGATCCCCAGGCGAGCTTCGACAGCGCCCGGTTCCAAGGCAAGGTCAGCCTGTTCAACGTCTGGGCCTCGTGGTGCGTGGCCTGCCGCCAGGAGCACGCCTTCTTGATGCAGCTGGCCCGCCAGGGGGTGACGATCTACGGTCTCGACTACAAGGACACCCGCGAGGCCGGTCTGCAGTGGATCGAACGCCTGGGAAACCCGTACCAAGCCGTCGCCTTCGACGCCGCCGGCAAGGTGGCCATCGACTGGGGCGTCTACGGCGTCCCGGAAACCTTCGTCATCGACAAGCAGGGCGTCATCCGCTACAAGCACATCGGCCCCATCACCCCCAGGGACTGGGAGGAGAAACTGGGGCCGCTGGTGGCCTATTTGGAGAAACAGTCATGA